Below is a genomic region from Piliocolobus tephrosceles isolate RC106 unplaced genomic scaffold, ASM277652v3 unscaffolded_20395, whole genome shotgun sequence.
ttacagacaagaaaactgtaTACAGCAAGGTTAAGCAAAACCAGCCACCAGACTGTCAAACTATGCGGCCCCCCGCCCCACAAGTACACCCTCCCAGGCATTCAGAATGCTGTAAGACAGCAGTTCCCAACCTttgtggcaccagggactggtttttgttttgtttgttcctctgtgcaagatggagtttcacccttggcgcccaggctggggtgcagtggtgcgatctaggctcactgcaacctccgcctcccaggttcaagcaattctcctgcctcagactcctgagtagctgggattacaggcgcccgccaccaagcctggctaatttttgtatttttagtagagacggggttttgccatgttggccgggctggtctcgaactcctgacctcaggtgatccacccatctcagcctcccgaagtgctgggattacaggcgtgagccaccgcgcctggcccaggatGGTGAGGGGGATGGTTTCTAggtgattcaagtgcattacacttattgtgcactttatttctactattatACTGTAATCtatcatgaaataattatacaactcaccataatgtggaatcagtgggagcccagagcttgttttcttgcaactgAAGATAATatctgggagtgatgggagacagttgacagattatcaggcattagttagagtTTCATAAGGAGCATACATCCCGTATCCCTCCaatgcagttcacaacagggttcgagctcctatgagaatctaatgccgccactgatctgataggaggtggagctcaggcagtaatgctagCAATGGGGTATGTGGGGAGCGGCTGTGATACTGATAAAGCTGCTCACCTCCAGCTGTGCCCcccagttcctaacagaccacagaGAGATCTGTAGAGGTAGCACTGTGCAGAGGCAACCCTTGGCTGGATGACACTTCCAATGGCCGAACGTCCCGGTGAGCCTCAAGTAGGACTGGCTCCTGCACAACCATCCCCAAAGGCCTCAGCAGCCCTGCTCACAGGCAGATCACAGCACCCCCTTCCAGCAGCCTCAACAGGTACCCCTGGGCTTCTGGCATGGGCGGGGCCCTTGTCTCAGGTCTCCACTGAACCTTAATGCTATGCTGGGCCCATAACTGGAAGTTCGACCAAGATGTGCTAGTTGGGTGGGTATGCGGAACAATGAATCCTATCCCCAGTGACAGGTCCTCTGCACCAGACATGGGGCCACATGCCTTTGGGGGACATGAAGGAGCTCTGGAACAGGGGGCGCCGTGAGCCCCAGCCCTGGGATGTAGGAGAAGAGTAGGGAGGCCATGCGGGCCTACTGTGAGGAAGCAGAGACCCACAGGGCCTGGGGAGTGCCTCTCGCGTGGGCGTGCACACACGCTCCCACAGGAACGCCACGCACAACATGCACGTGTGCATAGGCCAAGACCACCCACCCCCACAGGACCACACCCTCAGGCACACACTCGTATCCTTCCACGGTCCGAAAAGGAAGCGGGGTCTGATCGGGGCAGCACTGGGCCGGGCTCTGAATCACAGACAGGACCCCAGCCTCCCAGAAACAACCCTGTTCAGCTCTGAAGCGAGGTCCCTGTCTGGGAAGACGCCAGCGCAGGGAGAACTGAGGGCAAGAGAGCAGCCTTTGCGAGGAGGGTCAGACCTGCCCCTTCCGGCCACTGGCCCCTCTGCCCGTTCACTTCCAAAACCCTGAGGGCACAAGGAAATGTGAGGTCCAAGCAGGCTCCCAGGCATCAGATTAGACCAGACACTgggttgttttttaaacaaaacaatagtTTATTGACACATCCTGAATGATCTGTATAAATATAAAGTGCTAAGTTTCCAACCCCTGCCCACAGGGCTAGGAGGAAGCGGGGGAGGGAGTGTTAAATGTCAGCTGAGCACAAATAACTTTCCAGCGCCAGCACAGGCGTGAAAGGCTCACAGACTGACACGCACAGCATGACACACCCATCACGTCCCAAGTCCCCAGCTTCCCCAGGAACACAGGGCTTGGGCTCCAGGCCCCCAGCGGACCAACCCACAGACAGGGCTCCTGGTTGTCACAGCTTGTTCCTTGGACCTCTCAGGCTACCAAGGGCTTCAACATGGTGGTGGACCAGGGAGACTCCACGGTCCAGCTGATTTCTGCCAGCGGATGGGATGGGAAAGAGCAGACACACCCCCGGTTCCCGACCGCGAATGAGGGCCAGCCTCAGTCCCCCAGCAGAAGAGCACCAGGTCGGAAAGGCCAGCACGCCGGCATTCCTAGAGCACCCATGCGGGGGCTTCTCAAACTGTGAGGAGGTAGCAGCCCTCCCAGAGGTGAGGGGACTGTGCTGGCCCAGAGAGGAGCCCACCCGTCCACAGTCAGCTCCTGCCAGCACAGTGGGGGCGGGCAGGCAGAGGGGCACCACCTCAGTGACACAGCACCTGGGTCTCAAACTGCAGCAGCTGCCCCATGAAACTGAAGTTGGGGGAGATGACCCCCCGGCGCTGCTTAACGAAGTCAAAGGCCTCGTCCAGCCGCACACGGCGACTCTGCATGAGGTAGGCCAGGCAGATGGTGGCGGAGCGCGAGATGCCGGCCTGGCAGTGCACCAGCACCCGGCCTCCGCTGTTCTTCACCCAGTCTGCAAGGGAGATGGGGGAATGGTGTCAGACGGTATGTGCACAGCCCAAGAGACAGGGGCCCCCAGCCCTCTCCTCTGGAGCCCCTCAGGACCTCTGGGCAGAGGCGCCCCCTTACCAATGAAGCCTATGGCCTCCTGGAACCAGGCGCTGATCTCTGCCATCTGGTTGTCCTCCACAGGGATACTCTTGTAGCGGAAAAGGCCCTCAAAGTGGTTGGGGCAGCTGGCAGACACGTTGAGGACGGCTGTGATGCCACACGCCTGCAGCCCCTGCAGGTCTGACGAATGGCTGCAGCTGCCCAGGAACAGGTAGGGCAAGATCTCCACAGGGCCACCCTGGAGGGGACAGAGGGGcggtgaggccttcccagcccagCCCCGGAGGGCTGGAGCAGCAGCGGGTGGAGACCCCATGGGCTGGCCAAGACAAGAAGAGTCCTCAGCCAGTCCTCCTGACCTGAGACAGGACTCAGGAATGTGCGAGAACACACCGGCACACACGTGCTCCCTCACGCTCCCAACATACACATGCAAACGTACACTGACCCACACAGGCACGTGCGAGCAGCCGTGCCCCACCCccgccaacacacacacacacacacacacacacacacacgtattaaGGTGGGTACATGGGCAAACTGCTCGCATCCCCAAATGACAGGCCCTTTCTCTAGAGGCGCCCAGTCTGCggtgaggagggagggagggtccGGGGTGGGGGGCCGTACTCACCTGGTCGTAGATGGGAGCCCTCGGGTCGGAGCGGCTGGTTTTGCTCCCTGCCGGCGGCAGCGCAGGGGCGGGGGCCTCAGAGCACAGATCCGGACAGCAGTCCTGGAAGCCGTCGAAGCCTCCTGCAAGGAGGGGAAGGGCACGGTCAGCAGGGAAAGCCGGGCTGGAGTCGGGTGGGGCGGGCCAAGGGCAGCCGGCGGCTCACCTCGCAGGAAGTACACGGCGGTGGGCCCCGCGCGGGTCTCGTGCAGCAGCGCGGCCAGCAGCACGTGGGCCGGGCCGTCCGGCCGGAGCTCCGCCACCGAGGCACTGCCCTCGTCCAGCACCACGGCCCGCGCCAGCTCCCCGCGGGCCAGGCGCGTCCGCAGCGCGCGGTCGGGCAGCAGGCAGGCGAGAACCGCGGCGGGGGGGCCGCGCGCACGGCGGCGCAGCAGCGCGTTCCAAGGCACCGGGCGCGCGGCGCGCACGTGGCGGCGGCAGAAGGCCAGGAAGGGCCGACAGTCCAGCAGCAGCGTGCGTTCCGCCTCCCGCGGCTCCCGCAGCAGCGTGCCCAGCGCCGCGCACTCCAGCTCGCGCACCTCCGCCAGCCCCATGGCCACCGGTGCCTCTTCTTCCTTTCGCTCGTTACCGCGTCCCGGGCTCTCCTGGCGGTGGCGCTGCCCGAGCGGTCGACTCCGAGCGCCCTCCGCGGCGGTCCGGGTTAAGTACCCCTGGGCCGGCCCCCGGGACACCAAACAAGGGCAGAGCAGGAAGGCGCTGGCGCCCGCCCCCGCCCCTCACGTGGGGCGCAGGCTGGGCTGACCCGGGGACTCCGGAGGCGGAGGGAGGTTGGCGGGGAAGGCAGGGCGCGAGGATGAACACGCGGAGAGGAGGCGGGGACCAGCGACTAAGGGAAGGGAAGGTGTTATCCGGAGTCGGAGGGACCAGCACCCCTCCCTTCTTTGCGCCCACCCTTTGACCTGTCCCAAGCCACTCAGTCCTGGGAAACCCAGCTTCACAGATGCAAGTCCCCACTGAGGGCCAGCGATGTCCCGTGGAGTACCCCACCCGCCAACCCCACGCTTCCTctgccttttccctttccctcccagAGTTTTCCTCTTAGAAATTTGTCACCACAAACATTGACAAATGCCTGCTGCCACGGGTGATTTCTACACTGGATGATGGGGAGGTCCCTGCTGAGATGTCCTATTGCTCATATATTTGGAGACCTTGGGCCAGAGgcactttctctctcccctccccaccccccattgCCTGGATGAGACCAGCACTCAGCGTCTTGCAGTATGTTGGTGGCCAAGCTAGGCCTGAACACAGTCCCCGGGACCCAGGCCCCTGGGCTTGGGCCGAAGGGAAATGAGGGGGTCCTGGGGCCTTTTGTGGGGAAAGCAGGGGTCTGAGATCGGTTTCCAGTTAAGAGTGGGGAGAAGCTTCTTCCTCCTGGGCGCAGGGAAAGCCCCCAGGCCCCGGAGAGAAGCACTTCCGGCTGCCACAAGCCCGCCCTGGAGGGAAGTCCGCTGACGCTCCCAGCCCTCCCCAGGCCTGCGGGGATTTCAGGACCTTGgcaaggggaagagggagaagcaGAACAGAACTAGCCTCCCCCATCCTAGGCCTCCCTGTCCAGCCGCCCTGGGCAGCAAAGTCCCGGGCTAGCACTGCACCCGGAGGACTGGGGGCCTGGGTATCCCCTCCATCCTGCCCTCCCCACCGCCCTGCTGCCGGATGTGGTGAGGCCCAGGTGTGCGTGGGGTGTCTGAGCCACAAGAGTTGTTGGCAGTGAACTCCCCAACTCAAGCAGAGAAGTTCAGGTGGGTGGAGACAGTGTTACTGAACTGGAGCCGCCCTCGCCCTGCCCCCAGCTGGGTGGGATTTCAGAACCCACCCTCCAAGCCCCCAGTCTCCTGAGGCCCTCCTCCATGTCCTCTGAAAGACCCTTCCGGTTCTCCCACAGACCCCTGTGTCCACACCGTCTTGAAGAGTGACAGCTGGGGCCTGTGTAGAGCCCCCAGCCCTTCTGGACTCCTCTGCTCTGAGCTCCTCACAGCAGTGTGCtgtgtgcctggctgtgtgcacGGGAGCATCGTACCTGTGCAGTTCCACTACGTGTGAGAAGGAGCTGGAGCTTGTGTGTGCTGGGGTCAGAGCAGATGCAGAGGAGAAAACCCCAAGGACTCCAAAGGTCCCTGGGGCCACGTCACCATCTCAGTGTCTCCATCTGTAAGGGGGAGCACATCATGGCGCAGCGGCCCTTCCACACTGGCTCCAAGGCTCTAAGGCTACCCCACTGTCTGCGCAACTTGGCTGAGGCCCTGCCCTCCCTGGcaagtctggaggctgaggcggcaaaGCCCACAATAGAGCCAGGGAGTCTGGGCCACAGATCCCAAAGGCTGATAGGAGCCCTTATCATTGGCATCGGCCTCCAAATGACTTAATGCTGATTCCAGGGGCAAATTACAGAGCGTGCAGAAGGACAATCAGGTCTAGTCTTGCTGCTGGGCTGGGAACCACAGCCTTCCAGCGCAGTGGGAGGACCCCAGGCAGGTGGGATCCCTGATTCGGGAGTGAACTCAGCTCAGCTGTGTAAGGGGCTCCAGACCCCAAATCCTATGCTGAGCTGGGCCTCTTCCCCTCCTGGAGAACCTGGTATACCTTGCCGGGGAGTTCCGCATGTGGGGAGAGCATTGCTGAAGGTTTGCTCTGATAGCACAGTCCCTGGGAACTGGCACTCTTGGCCACGACCAgtggtctctttttctttttaagtgacaggatcttgttatgttgcccacactggcctcaa
It encodes:
- the DUSP2 gene encoding dual specificity protein phosphatase 2, with the translated sequence MGLAEVRELECAALGTLLREPREAERTLLLDCRPFLAFCRRHVRAARPVPWNALLRRRARGPPAAVLACLLPDRALRTRLARGELARAVVLDEGSASVAELRPDGPAHVLLAALLHETRAGPTAVYFLRGGFDGFQDCCPDLCSEAPAPALPPAGSKTSRSDPRAPIYDQGGPVEILPYLFLGSCSHSSDLQGLQACGITAVLNVSASCPNHFEGLFRYKSIPVEDNQMAEISAWFQEAIGFIDWVKNSGGRVLVHCQAGISRSATICLAYLMQSRRVRLDEAFDFVKQRRGVISPNFSFMGQLLQFETQVLCH